A portion of the Eulemur rufifrons isolate Redbay chromosome 30, OSU_ERuf_1, whole genome shotgun sequence genome contains these proteins:
- the LOC138378512 gene encoding AN1-type zinc finger protein 2A-like isoform X1 translates to MEFPDLGKYCSEKTCKQLDFLPLKCGACKQDFCKDHFTCAAHRCPFAFMKDVHVPVCPLCNVPIPVKKGEIPDVVVGNHMDRDCKLQPGRSKKKIFTYWCSKEGCKKKETLQVACDQCHGNFCIQHRHPLDHSCTHGSRLTSKSWVRRDSQSRLGWLEHIVT, encoded by the coding sequence ATGGAGTTTCCTGATTTGGGGAAGTATTGTTCAGAAAAAACTTGCAAGCAGCTAGATTTTCTTCCACTAAAATGCGGTGCATGTAAACAAGACTTCTGTAAAGATCATTTTACATGTGCTGCACACAGATGTCCCTTTGCGTTCATGAAGGATGTTCATGTCCCGGTGTGCCCACTGTGTAATGTCCCCATCCCGGTAAAAAAGGGAGAGATACCAGACGTGGTGGTCGGCAATCACATGGACAGAGACTGTAAACTTCAGCCTGGGAGGAGCAAGAAGAAGATTTTTACATACTGGTGCTCAAAAGAGGGATGCAAGAAAAAAGAGACGCTGCAGGTGGCCTGTGACCAGTGTCATGGCAATTTCTGTATCCAGCACAGACATCCCCTGGACCACAGCTGCACACACGGGAGCCGCCTCACCAGCAAAAGCTGGGTGAGAAGAGACTCCCAGTCGCGCCTGGGCTGGCTTGAACACATAGTAACATGA
- the LOC138378512 gene encoding AN1-type zinc finger protein 2A-like isoform X2 → MEFPDLGKYCSEKTCKQLDFLPLKCGACKQDFCKDHFTCAAHRCPFAFMKDVHVPVCPLCNVPIPVKKGEIPDVVVGNHMDRDCKLQPGRSKKKHRHPLDHSCTHGSRLTSKSWVRRDSQSRLGWLEHIVT, encoded by the exons ATGGAGTTTCCTGATTTGGGGAAGTATTGTTCAGAAAAAACTTGCAAGCAGCTAGATTTTCTTCCACTAAAATGCGGTGCATGTAAACAAGACTTCTGTAAAGATCATTTTACATGTGCTGCACACAGATGTCCCTTTGCGTTCATGAAGGATGTTCATGTCCCGGTGTGCCCACTGTGTAATGTCCCCATCCCGGTAAAAAAGGGAGAGATACCAGACGTGGTGGTCGGCAATCACATGGACAGAGACTGTAAACTTCAGCCTGGGAGGAGCAAGAAGA AGCACAGACATCCCCTGGACCACAGCTGCACACACGGGAGCCGCCTCACCAGCAAAAGCTGGGTGAGAAGAGACTCCCAGTCGCGCCTGGGCTGGCTTGAACACATAGTAACATGA